Proteins co-encoded in one Haloarcula pelagica genomic window:
- a CDS encoding response regulator yields MNRGSGGPPTVLIVEDEQHLADLYTDYLAAAEYDVVTAYGGEEALERLDREPDIVLLDRRMPVVSGNEVLAEIEDRNFPCRIAMVTAVNPDFEIIDMGVDDYIVKPVTRGELIEVVERLEMISDYNEQLRQLTTKKLKRNVLQLEKTESELRESDQYHRLQSEISDIETNVDSLANELDVEEEDLRL; encoded by the coding sequence GTGAACCGTGGCTCCGGGGGACCACCGACAGTCCTGATCGTCGAGGACGAACAGCATCTGGCAGACCTGTACACCGACTATCTCGCGGCGGCGGAGTACGACGTGGTGACGGCCTACGGCGGTGAAGAGGCGCTCGAACGCCTCGACCGCGAGCCCGACATCGTGCTTCTGGACCGGCGGATGCCCGTCGTCTCGGGCAACGAAGTCCTCGCCGAGATCGAGGACAGGAACTTCCCCTGCCGGATCGCGATGGTCACGGCGGTGAACCCCGACTTCGAGATCATCGATATGGGCGTCGACGACTACATCGTGAAACCGGTCACCCGCGGTGAGCTGATCGAAGTCGTCGAACGGCTGGAGATGATTTCGGACTACAACGAGCAGCTCCGGCAACTGACGACGAAGAAACTCAAGCGCAACGTCTTACAACTGGAGAAGACCGAATCGGAACTCCGCGAGAGCGACCAGTACCACCGGCTCCAGTCGGAGATCAGCGACATCGAGACGAACGTCGACTCGCTCGCGAACGAACTCGACGTAGAAGAGGAAGACCTCAGACTCTAG
- a CDS encoding adenylate kinase family protein has product MRVAVTGTPGTGKTTATERLDTDLDVVHLNDVVTSEGFSTGRDEERGSLVADLDAVADWLDGRDDVVFESHLAHHFDADRVIVLRAHPETVAARLRGRGDEEAKAAENAESEALDVILSEAVDRHGIDSVYEVVTTDRDPDEVAAAIEAVLRGERDPSAGTVSYVEWL; this is encoded by the coding sequence GTGAGGGTCGCAGTGACGGGCACGCCCGGGACGGGCAAGACCACGGCGACGGAGCGACTCGACACCGATCTCGACGTAGTCCACCTCAACGACGTTGTCACCTCGGAGGGGTTCTCGACGGGCCGCGACGAGGAACGCGGGAGTCTCGTCGCCGACCTGGACGCGGTGGCCGACTGGCTCGACGGGCGCGACGACGTTGTCTTCGAATCACACCTGGCACACCACTTCGACGCCGACCGGGTGATCGTCCTCCGTGCCCACCCCGAGACGGTCGCGGCCCGCCTTCGGGGGCGGGGCGACGAAGAGGCGAAGGCAGCCGAGAACGCCGAATCGGAGGCGTTGGACGTGATCCTCTCGGAGGCCGTCGACCGCCACGGGATCGACTCGGTCTACGAGGTCGTCACGACCGACCGCGACCCCGACGAGGTGGCGGCAGCCATCGAGGCCGTGCTCCGCGGCGAGCGTGACCCGAGCGCCGGCACCGTCTCGTACGTCGAGTGGCTATGA
- a CDS encoding ATP-binding protein: MAETEQITVADTSAGVGGNTDPDRPVNLPVVELLTGRGFITGKSGSGKSNSASVIAEKLLDNGFGLLIVDIDGEYYGLKEEYEILHVGGDEECDIQVTEDHAGKIASLALEQNVPIILDISSFLDEEEAETLLTEVSKQLFAKAKKQKQPFLMLVEECHEWMPEKGSMGEVGKMLIKIGKRGRKHGLGIVGISQRPADVKKDYITQCDWLVWHRLTWNNDTKVVGRILDNDYADAVEDLGDGEAFLMTDWAEAVHRVQFRRKQTFDAGATPGLDDFERPELKSVSEDLVSELETISDEKQATENRIKELREELDKKNSRIAELERELQDARDLSRMAEQFTDALVDHVDDYNPGRTAKEEERRRRERFAEAGEGSPSETAEDSPAEDAEPAAASGGGFGDAFGDFAPEEGMDSPPASGGDAGPPQADATATNGQPDAASANGQAEGDDAETAFAAAMASVDSGGSSSDGGVAADTGGGTRAAPIDPIDDSVPEAVAALAADIADLEGKTRRMLAFYVEQGPGTPLNAHFSAGGSGDRTAAYARNRTLRLRGLVEHVGRGSYDVRLGALIDEETATDLPAAQRDEYADRLEGQIVDNES; the protein is encoded by the coding sequence ATGGCAGAGACCGAACAGATAACCGTCGCCGACACGAGCGCCGGCGTCGGCGGAAACACGGACCCCGACAGACCCGTGAACCTGCCGGTCGTCGAACTGCTCACTGGCCGCGGCTTCATCACCGGGAAGAGCGGGAGCGGGAAGAGCAACTCCGCGAGCGTCATCGCGGAGAAACTGCTCGACAACGGGTTCGGGCTGCTCATCGTCGACATCGACGGGGAGTACTACGGCCTCAAAGAGGAGTACGAGATCCTCCACGTCGGCGGCGACGAGGAGTGTGACATCCAGGTCACGGAGGACCACGCGGGCAAGATCGCCTCGCTGGCCTTGGAGCAGAACGTCCCCATCATCCTGGACATCTCGTCGTTCCTCGACGAGGAAGAGGCCGAGACGCTGCTGACGGAAGTCTCGAAGCAACTGTTCGCCAAGGCCAAAAAGCAGAAACAGCCGTTCCTGATGCTCGTCGAGGAGTGCCACGAGTGGATGCCCGAGAAGGGGTCGATGGGCGAGGTCGGGAAGATGCTCATCAAGATCGGGAAACGCGGCCGGAAACACGGGCTGGGCATCGTCGGCATCAGCCAACGCCCGGCCGACGTGAAAAAAGACTACATCACCCAGTGTGATTGGCTGGTCTGGCACCGTCTGACCTGGAACAACGACACCAAGGTCGTCGGGCGGATCCTCGACAACGACTACGCAGACGCCGTCGAGGACCTCGGCGACGGCGAGGCGTTCCTGATGACCGACTGGGCCGAGGCCGTCCACCGGGTCCAGTTCCGGCGCAAGCAGACGTTCGACGCCGGCGCGACGCCCGGCCTCGACGACTTCGAGCGCCCGGAACTGAAGTCCGTCAGCGAGGACCTGGTCTCGGAACTGGAGACGATCAGCGACGAGAAACAGGCCACCGAGAACCGCATCAAGGAACTCCGCGAGGAACTGGACAAGAAGAACTCACGCATCGCGGAACTAGAGCGGGAACTCCAGGACGCACGGGACCTCTCCCGGATGGCCGAGCAGTTCACCGACGCGCTGGTCGACCACGTCGACGACTACAACCCCGGGCGGACCGCAAAGGAGGAAGAACGCCGACGGCGCGAGCGGTTCGCGGAGGCCGGCGAGGGCTCGCCGTCCGAGACGGCCGAGGACTCGCCTGCCGAGGACGCGGAGCCGGCGGCGGCCTCCGGTGGCGGCTTCGGCGACGCGTTCGGCGACTTCGCGCCCGAGGAGGGGATGGACAGTCCGCCCGCGTCCGGCGGGGACGCCGGCCCACCCCAGGCGGACGCGACGGCCACCAACGGCCAGCCCGACGCGGCATCGGCCAACGGCCAGGCGGAGGGCGACGACGCCGAGACGGCGTTCGCCGCGGCGATGGCGTCTGTCGATTCCGGCGGCTCGTCGTCGGACGGCGGCGTCGCAGCCGACACCGGCGGCGGGACCCGAGCGGCACCGATCGATCCCATCGACGACTCGGTTCCGGAGGCCGTCGCGGCCCTCGCGGCGGATATCGCCGACCTGGAGGGAAAGACCCGGCGGATGCTCGCGTTCTACGTCGAACAGGGGCCGGGGACGCCGCTGAACGCGCACTTCTCGGCCGGCGGCTCGGGCGACCGGACGGCGGCCTACGCGCGCAACCGGACGCTCAGGCTCCGTGGGCTCGTCGAACACGTCGGGAGAGGCTCCTACGACGTACGGCTGGGCGCGCTCATCGACGAAGAGACGGCGACCGACCTCCCGGCCGCGCAGCGCGACGAGTACGCCGACCGGCTCGAAGGACAGATCGTCGACAACGAGTCCTGA
- a CDS encoding CDP-alcohol phosphatidyltransferase family protein — MTLDRFRPLADRALGPFVSAARMTGLSPDGVSVIAFLLAVGAGGAYGVAARDPLLYVLGAFLVLGNGWLDLVDGALARELDVASSGGDLLDHVLDRYADIAIIVGLAAGIGQWALGIAAVTGVLMTSYLGTQAEAVGLDRVYGGLLGRADRLALVGVVTGVVAFVQPEVAGLSLVGWLLVVFALVGHLTAVQRFYHSMRALD; from the coding sequence ATGACACTGGACAGGTTCAGACCGCTCGCCGACCGTGCGCTGGGGCCGTTCGTCAGCGCCGCCCGCATGACCGGGCTCTCTCCCGACGGCGTGAGCGTCATCGCCTTCCTGCTGGCTGTCGGTGCCGGCGGCGCCTACGGCGTGGCGGCACGGGACCCGCTGCTGTACGTCCTCGGTGCCTTTCTGGTCCTGGGGAACGGCTGGCTCGACCTCGTCGACGGCGCGCTCGCCCGGGAACTCGACGTTGCCTCCTCGGGTGGTGACCTGCTCGATCACGTCCTCGACAGGTACGCCGATATCGCGATCATCGTCGGCCTGGCCGCGGGGATCGGCCAGTGGGCGCTCGGCATCGCCGCCGTCACGGGCGTGTTGATGACCTCGTACCTCGGCACCCAGGCCGAAGCCGTCGGCCTGGATCGGGTGTACGGCGGCCTGCTCGGCCGGGCCGACCGGCTGGCGCTCGTCGGCGTCGTCACCGGCGTGGTCGCGTTCGTCCAGCCCGAGGTCGCGGGGCTCTCGCTCGTCGGCTGGCTGCTGGTCGTCTTCGCCCTGGTGGGTCATCTCACCGCCGTCCAGCGGTTCTATCACTCGATGCGCGCGCTGGACTGA
- a CDS encoding PadR family transcriptional regulator: MAPQLDADWTQLSAFQRDLLVAISQLKRSDETCYGLAIKRVVEDVYPETVTHGRLYQNLDELDEQHLIEKRQLDRRTNEYVITDEGTALLRTHAELLQSLV; the protein is encoded by the coding sequence ATGGCGCCACAACTCGACGCCGATTGGACACAGCTGAGCGCGTTCCAGCGTGACCTCCTGGTCGCGATCAGTCAGCTCAAACGCAGCGACGAGACGTGTTACGGGCTCGCGATCAAACGCGTCGTCGAGGACGTGTATCCCGAGACCGTGACACACGGCCGGCTGTATCAGAACCTCGACGAACTCGACGAGCAACACCTGATCGAGAAACGCCAGCTCGACCGCCGAACCAACGAGTACGTCATCACCGACGAGGGCACCGCGCTCCTGCGGACACACGCCGAGCTGTTGCAGTCCCTGGTGTAG